One region of Xyrauchen texanus isolate HMW12.3.18 chromosome 11, RBS_HiC_50CHRs, whole genome shotgun sequence genomic DNA includes:
- the mcoln1a gene encoding mucolipin-1a, whose product MAAVAANKVKQVCPEEDRLLCPVTHCGSIDCRDEYNNPRSTPVSDDWIRVDQEEEALRRKLKYFFMSPCEKYQAKGRKPFKLVLQILKVVLVTVQLVLFGLSNEMAVTFKEENTASFKHIFLKDYDDSDDALAVYTQSDVYDHIFYTVEQYLALPERTVGRYAYVYDVGVNGSALSLCQQYYKKGRIDPANDTFIIDPHVVTDCIGVNPLSTPTAGLGRDYRNLTLKFHKLINVTIQFQLKAINLQTIIHNEIPDCYTFFITILLDNKAHSGKVKISLENRASIKECRDPSVSGHADSYARVWFDVAVAVVCTLSLILCGRSILRGIVLQNEFVKYFKSSLKRDVCWGDRMEFINGWYILLIISDVLTITGSIIKIGIELKNLSSYDECGILLGTSTLLVWVGVIRYLTFFQKYNILIVTLRAAFPNVIRFCCCVAVIYLGYCFCGWIVLGPYHVKFRSLSLVSECLFSLINGDDMFVTFSGMQESSMLVWVFSQVYLYTFISLFIYMVLSLFIALITGAYETIKHQTQEPFHITDMHAFIAECKDTPCSGKFRGIETSPCSFFCCCDRTTTYEDVLLVN is encoded by the exons AAGAGGACAGACTACTGTGTCCGGTAACTCACTGTGGTTCAATTGACTGCAGGGATGAATACAACAACCCCAGATCGACCCCGGTATCGGATGATTGGATACGTGTGGACCAGGAAGAGGAAGCTTTGCGCAGGAAGTTAAAATATTTCTTCATGAGCCCCTGTGAAAAGTACCAAGCCAAAGGAAGAAAACCATTTAAACTGGTTCTGCAAATACTGAAAGTTGTTCTAGTAACTGTACAG CTGGTGCTTTTTGGTTTAAGCAACGAGATGGCGGTGACGTTTAAGGAGGAGAACACGGCCTCATTTAAACACATCTTCCTTAAAGATTATGATGATTCAGATGACGCACTTGCAGTTTACACACAGAGTGATGTGTATGATCACATATTCTACACCGTAGAACAG TATCTGGCTTTGCCGGAGAGGACAGTGGGCCGCTATGCATATGTGTACGATGTTGGTGTGAATGGGAGCGCGCTGTCTCTCTGTCAACAGTATTATAAAAAGGGCAGGATTGACCCAGCTAATGACACCTTCATCATTGACCCACATGTGGTCACAG ACTGTATTGGTGTGAACCCTTTGTCTACTCCCACAGCAGGTCTGGGCCGTGATTATAGGAATTTGACCCTTAAATTTCACAA GCTAATTAATGTCACCATACAGTTCCAGCTGAAGGCCATAAATCTTCAGACCATCATACATAATGAAATTCCAGACTGTTACACTTTCTTCATCACG ATTTTGCTGGATAACAAAGCCCACAGTGGTAAAGTTAAGATCAGTCTGGAAAATCGGGCCTCCATTAAGGAATGTAGAGACCCAAGTGTTTCTGGACACG ctgaTAGCTATGCTCGTGTGTGGTTTGATGTGGCTGTTGCAGTTGTTTGTACTCTTTCTCTGATCCTCTGTGGTCGCTCTATCCTCAGAGGCATTGTCCTTCAAAAT GAGTTTGTGAAGTACTTTAAGAGCTCTTTGAAACGTGATGTCTGTTGGGGAGACAGAATGGAGTTCATTAACGGTTGGTATATTCTGCTCATCATTAGTGATGTGCTCACAATCACAGGCTCCATCATCAAGATCGGTATTGAGCTTAAG AACCTCTCATCCTACGACGAGTGTGGGATCCTCTTGGGCACATCAACGTTATTGGTTTGGGTCGGAGTTATTCGTTACCTCACCTTCTTTCAGAAGTACAAT ATTCTCATCGTCACATTAAGAGCTGCATTCCCGAATGTGATCCGCTTTTGTTGCTGTGTTGCGGTGATCTACCTTGGCTATTGCTTCTGTGGGTGGATTGTGCTGGGACCCTACCATGTTAAG TTCCGCTCCCTGTCGCTGGTATCTGAGTGTCTGTTTTCTCTGATCAATGGAGATGACATGTTCGTGACCTTTAGTGGCATGCAAGAAAGCAGCATGCTCGTTTGGGTCTTCAGTCAG GTTTATCTGTACACGTTCATCTCTCTATTCATTTACATGGTGCTCTCGCTCTTTATTGCGCTCATCACTGGAGCTTATGAGACCATTAAG CATCAAACTCAGGAGCCCTTCCATATCACTGACATGCACGCATTCATCGCTGAGTGCAAGGACACGCCCTGCTCTGGAAAGTTCCGTGGAATCGAGACCTCGCCGTGctctttcttctgctgttgtgACAG AACTACCACATATGAAGACGTCCTCCTTGTCAACTAA